From a single Natronorubrum tibetense GA33 genomic region:
- a CDS encoding phosphoglycerol geranylgeranyltransferase, with protein MTTCPWDDWNHILKIDPDKELPEGVTYGDLCATGTDAIEVGGTMGITEENMEAVVDACAEHDVPLYQEPSSPDVVIDNRALEGYLIPSVFNAGSPFWITGAHKEWVRIDSNLDWDRTWTEAYIVMNPEADVATYTEADCDLDADDVAAYAQIAERMFGQEIVYVEYSGTFGDEEIVEAAGEATEEATLFYGGGIHDYDSAATMARHADVIVVGDLAHDEGVEAVRQTVEAANDA; from the coding sequence ATGACTACCTGCCCCTGGGACGATTGGAACCACATTCTCAAGATCGATCCCGACAAGGAGCTCCCCGAGGGCGTCACGTACGGTGATCTCTGTGCGACCGGCACCGACGCGATCGAAGTTGGCGGTACCATGGGTATCACCGAGGAGAACATGGAGGCCGTCGTCGACGCCTGCGCCGAACACGACGTCCCGCTCTATCAGGAGCCCTCGAGTCCCGACGTCGTCATCGACAACCGGGCGCTCGAGGGGTATCTCATCCCGTCCGTCTTCAACGCCGGGTCACCGTTCTGGATCACGGGGGCCCACAAGGAGTGGGTCCGGATCGACAGCAACTTGGACTGGGATCGGACCTGGACCGAGGCCTACATCGTGATGAACCCCGAGGCCGACGTCGCGACGTACACCGAGGCCGACTGCGACTTAGACGCCGACGACGTCGCGGCCTACGCCCAGATCGCCGAACGGATGTTCGGACAGGAGATCGTCTACGTGGAGTACTCCGGGACGTTTGGCGACGAAGAAATCGTCGAGGCGGCGGGCGAGGCAACCGAGGAGGCGACGCTGTTCTACGGCGGCGGCATCCACGACTACGACTCGGCCGCGACGATGGCCCGCCACGCCGACGTGATCGTCGTCGGTGACCTCGCCCACGACGAGGGCGTCGAGGCCGTCCGCCAGACGGTCGAAGCGGCGAACGACGCCTGA
- the aspS gene encoding aspartate--tRNA(Asn) ligase, with the protein MQDRIHTADAEPGDHATVAGWVHEIRDLGGIAFLILRDSSGKIQVKFEKDDMDEELVETGLGVSRESVVKVTGAVEEEPRAPTGVEITPEEVEVVAPADPELPLDPSGKVDAELSTRLDNRTLDLRKEEVQAVFEIRAEILRAVREQFRAFDCTEINTPKIVATGTEGGTELFPITYFGEEAFMNQSPQLFKQLIAGSNVERVFEIGPIFRAEEHNTPRHLNEATSIDFEGAFCDQNDAMDVVEGVVTAAYEAIQENCSDELEALGLAEEFEVPDEAFPRLSYEEAIERINATGELDEQLVWGDDLPTEGEKALGNDVGGHYFITDWPSEIKPFYIKDHDDDDQLSTGFDLMHPRMELVSGGQREHRYEKLIEGFEQQGLDPDQFEYYTKMFKYGMPPHAGFGLGGERLVMTILGLDNIREAVLFPRDRQRLSP; encoded by the coding sequence ATGCAGGACAGAATTCACACTGCCGACGCCGAGCCAGGCGATCACGCGACTGTCGCCGGCTGGGTTCACGAGATCCGAGACCTTGGCGGAATTGCCTTCTTGATTCTCCGGGACAGCTCCGGAAAGATTCAGGTCAAATTCGAGAAAGACGACATGGACGAGGAACTCGTCGAAACGGGACTGGGCGTCTCTCGAGAGAGCGTCGTCAAGGTCACCGGCGCGGTCGAAGAGGAGCCGCGCGCGCCGACGGGCGTCGAGATCACGCCCGAGGAAGTCGAGGTCGTCGCACCCGCCGACCCCGAACTGCCGCTCGACCCGTCCGGAAAGGTCGATGCCGAGCTCTCGACGCGTCTGGACAACCGCACGCTCGACCTCCGCAAGGAGGAGGTCCAGGCCGTCTTCGAGATCCGCGCCGAGATCCTGCGCGCCGTCCGCGAGCAGTTCCGCGCGTTCGACTGCACGGAGATCAACACGCCGAAGATCGTCGCCACGGGGACCGAAGGCGGCACCGAGCTCTTCCCGATCACCTACTTCGGCGAGGAGGCCTTTATGAACCAGTCGCCACAGCTGTTCAAACAGCTCATCGCGGGCTCGAACGTCGAGCGCGTCTTCGAGATTGGCCCGATCTTCCGCGCAGAAGAGCACAACACGCCCCGCCATCTGAACGAGGCCACCTCGATCGACTTCGAGGGTGCGTTCTGCGACCAGAACGATGCGATGGACGTCGTCGAGGGCGTCGTCACGGCTGCCTACGAGGCGATTCAGGAGAACTGCAGCGACGAACTCGAGGCGCTCGGCCTCGCTGAGGAGTTCGAGGTTCCCGACGAGGCGTTCCCGCGGCTCAGCTACGAGGAGGCCATCGAGCGCATCAACGCGACGGGTGAACTCGACGAACAACTCGTCTGGGGCGACGACCTGCCGACCGAGGGCGAGAAGGCCCTCGGCAACGATGTCGGCGGCCACTACTTCATCACGGACTGGCCCAGCGAGATCAAGCCGTTCTACATCAAAGACCACGACGACGACGACCAGCTCTCGACGGGCTTCGACCTGATGCACCCGCGAATGGAACTGGTCTCCGGCGGTCAGCGTGAACATCGCTACGAGAAGCTCATCGAAGGCTTCGAACAGCAGGGGCTCGATCCCGATCAGTTCGAGTACTACACGAAGATGTTCAAGTACGGGATGCCACCCCACGCCGGCTTCGGCCTCGGCGGCGAGCGGCTGGTCATGACGATTCTCGGACTGGACAACATTCGAGAGGCTGTGCTCTTCCCGCGAGATCGCCAGCGTTTGTCGCCGTAG
- a CDS encoding winged helix-turn-helix transcriptional regulator, with product MSDTRDQIRTHVRANAGIHFNELVRESAYAPGQIQYHIRRLIDAGDLVREECYGQTHYYPPAYDAWERGALALFRRETVREIVVYLIEHESCRPATVADDLEIARSTLEYHLDHLVERDIVDKTYDERNHVTLALANPEQTAPLLSEVTPTVPDRLIDRFTRLVDGLLEGTS from the coding sequence ATGAGCGACACTCGAGATCAAATCAGGACCCACGTCCGAGCGAACGCCGGCATCCACTTCAACGAACTCGTCAGGGAGTCGGCGTACGCGCCGGGACAGATTCAGTATCACATCCGCCGACTGATCGACGCTGGCGACCTCGTCCGCGAGGAATGCTACGGCCAGACTCACTACTATCCACCAGCGTACGACGCGTGGGAACGCGGTGCGCTGGCGCTGTTTCGCCGCGAAACAGTCCGAGAAATCGTCGTCTATCTGATCGAACACGAGTCGTGTCGACCCGCAACGGTCGCCGACGACCTCGAGATTGCCCGGAGCACGCTCGAGTACCACCTCGACCACCTGGTCGAACGTGATATCGTCGACAAGACCTACGACGAGCGTAATCATGTCACGCTCGCTCTCGCGAATCCGGAGCAGACCGCGCCGCTGCTCTCGGAAGTGACGCCGACGGTTCCCGACCGGCTCATCGATCGGTTCACCCGACTCGTCGACGGGTTGCTCGAGGGGACGTCGTAA
- a CDS encoding type II toxin-antitoxin system VapC family toxin: MVLLDSCFLIDLFAEDAAAIAKLDEFSWQEASVSTLTVSEVGFGLSNTDRERFETIVQRVDVLPYGLTESRRAMKEQRVLRKQGEQIGAIDVMIAATALEANKAVVTRNVDEFQRTSASVTPY, translated from the coding sequence ATGGTTCTGTTGGACAGCTGTTTTCTCATCGATCTCTTCGCAGAAGACGCCGCTGCGATCGCAAAGCTGGACGAATTCAGTTGGCAAGAGGCGTCGGTATCTACGCTTACCGTTTCGGAAGTTGGGTTCGGACTGTCGAACACTGATCGAGAACGGTTCGAGACGATCGTTCAACGAGTGGACGTTCTTCCATACGGACTTACCGAGTCACGGCGAGCAATGAAAGAACAACGAGTGCTCCGTAAACAGGGAGAGCAGATCGGTGCTATCGACGTAATGATTGCAGCGACAGCGCTCGAGGCGAATAAAGCTGTCGTCACCAGAAACGTCGACGAGTTTCAGCGGACGAGTGCCTCGGTAACACCCTACTGA
- a CDS encoding SIR2 family NAD-dependent protein deacylase has protein sequence MDDLERLADDIRDAETVVAFTGAGISQPSGVPTFRGDDGVWDKFDEGQFTYGRFQRNPEGFWADRIELQQVMFDGEYEPNAAHEALAAMGRDDNLEAILTQNTDGLHGEAATSVREERTDEPSILELHGNSQRVRCIDCGKRMEDDPIFERATNGELPPTCDCGGVYKPDVVLFGEQLPGAVIQRARSLAGESDVFLAIGSSLVVEPAASLPRLAASSGATVGIVNLESTPVDSSADVVVREDVTDVLPKIRDLVEK, from the coding sequence ATGGATGATCTCGAGCGACTCGCCGACGATATCCGCGATGCAGAGACCGTCGTCGCCTTCACGGGCGCGGGCATCTCCCAACCCTCCGGTGTCCCGACGTTTCGCGGCGACGACGGCGTCTGGGACAAGTTCGACGAAGGGCAGTTTACGTACGGCCGGTTCCAGCGCAATCCGGAGGGGTTCTGGGCGGATCGCATCGAACTTCAACAGGTGATGTTCGACGGGGAGTACGAGCCCAATGCGGCCCACGAAGCGCTGGCCGCGATGGGACGGGACGATAATCTCGAGGCGATCCTCACGCAGAATACGGATGGATTACACGGCGAAGCAGCCACATCTGTGAGAGAAGAGCGCACGGACGAACCGTCCATCCTCGAGCTTCACGGGAACTCCCAGCGAGTACGCTGTATCGACTGTGGAAAACGTATGGAGGACGACCCGATCTTCGAGCGCGCCACGAACGGCGAACTGCCGCCGACCTGCGACTGCGGCGGGGTTTACAAACCCGACGTCGTCCTCTTCGGCGAGCAACTGCCTGGCGCGGTCATCCAGCGTGCCCGCTCGCTCGCCGGCGAAAGCGACGTCTTCCTTGCCATCGGCTCCTCGCTGGTGGTCGAACCCGCCGCGTCGCTGCCCCGACTCGCCGCGTCGTCGGGAGCGACCGTCGGCATCGTCAACCTCGAGTCGACGCCAGTCGACAGTTCAGCGGACGTGGTGGTGCGCGAGGACGTCACCGACGTGCTGCCGAAGATTCGAGACCTCGTCGAAAAATAG
- a CDS encoding pantoate kinase, whose amino-acid sequence MREESTAFVPGHITGFFSAHPDDDPTKSGSRGAGVTLTDGVEVTVEPATDDTSTVVLDGQECEVDPVETVLETLEVSARVEAESELPIGSGFGVSGAMALGTALAANRVFERKLSWNELVTIAHGAEVQAGTGLGDVVAQAHGGIPIRLEPGAPQVNKLDAIPSRARVEYVSFGELSTADVLSGETDQLSAAGKQALSRVVEEPTLLSFMYASRLFAREAGLLTEQVARTIGDVTEADGQASMAMLGETVFALGTGLSDAGYEPTVCATHPAGALLK is encoded by the coding sequence ATGCGTGAGGAGTCGACGGCGTTCGTACCGGGGCACATTACGGGCTTTTTCAGCGCTCATCCAGACGACGATCCGACGAAATCGGGCTCCCGCGGCGCAGGAGTGACGCTTACCGACGGCGTCGAGGTGACAGTCGAACCGGCCACTGATGACACGTCGACGGTCGTCCTCGACGGGCAAGAGTGCGAGGTCGATCCGGTCGAAACGGTTCTCGAGACGCTCGAGGTGAGCGCGCGAGTCGAGGCCGAATCGGAACTCCCGATCGGCTCCGGCTTCGGGGTCTCGGGCGCGATGGCGCTCGGAACCGCGCTCGCGGCGAACCGGGTGTTCGAGCGCAAGCTTTCCTGGAACGAACTCGTGACCATCGCACACGGAGCCGAAGTGCAGGCGGGAACCGGGCTGGGGGACGTGGTCGCACAGGCTCACGGGGGCATCCCGATTCGGCTGGAGCCGGGCGCTCCACAGGTGAACAAACTCGACGCGATTCCGTCTCGGGCGCGCGTGGAGTACGTGTCGTTCGGCGAACTTTCGACCGCGGACGTGCTATCGGGCGAGACCGACCAGCTCTCGGCCGCCGGAAAGCAGGCGCTCTCGCGGGTCGTCGAAGAACCGACGCTGCTCTCCTTTATGTACGCCTCTCGGCTGTTCGCCCGCGAAGCGGGGCTGTTGACCGAGCAGGTCGCGCGGACGATTGGCGACGTGACGGAAGCGGACGGACAGGCCTCGATGGCCATGCTCGGCGAGACCGTCTTTGCGCTCGGCACGGGGTTGTCGGACGCCGGCTACGAGCCGACGGTCTGTGCGACACATCCGGCGGGTGCACTGTTGAAGTAA
- a CDS encoding antitoxin VapB family protein: MGSKTVSLKDETYRRLNREKRDGESFSDAIDRLLVEDDTNPLRELIGLVDEDELENVRTRSNEFREDVNSRFGSTERANEDQ; the protein is encoded by the coding sequence ATGGGGAGTAAGACAGTGAGCCTCAAGGACGAAACGTACCGGCGGCTCAACAGAGAAAAGCGGGACGGCGAAAGCTTCAGTGATGCAATCGACCGTCTGCTCGTTGAGGACGATACGAATCCGCTTCGAGAGCTAATCGGACTCGTCGATGAAGACGAACTTGAGAACGTTCGGACACGTTCGAACGAGTTCCGAGAAGATGTGAATAGCCGGTTCGGTAGCACTGAACGAGCTAACGAGGACCAGTAA
- a CDS encoding beta-propeller fold lactonase family protein, producing MKVLLDRRRFVQGVAGSSAIALAGCLGGDDSGDDNGNGDESNGDESNDEESEGFIYAFAPNTIAIIDPAEGAVVDEITDGLEDEGWGDPRITADYSEIYVIRDSPSQVLVIDTEAREIVDEVDIGPDPTHMYHPNDDEMWVHSDDEGTFYVIDTDSHHVTEIVESGLENEGHGKLLYHEDFGEMGYATNVNDPAALIIDLEAYERTDYIELENEDEGTHYKAYASETGLAYFEHGDETAVVDTETDEVVDYLDFAGGMYLSPDEEVLGVLDGNSIRFLDATSDESEEYGAVNVDEGPDALRYHEADDGTLYAFTAHTQTDQASIIDVDALEIVETVDIGDIIRPEGAPFLHRSGVAGGGYFISPADDDGIVAIVDMEAQELVDHVEVEEGVDTVQFVGDSGGGYSGNLR from the coding sequence ATGAAGGTATTGCTCGATCGACGACGTTTCGTACAGGGTGTCGCTGGCAGTTCAGCGATCGCTCTGGCTGGTTGCCTGGGTGGCGACGATAGCGGCGACGACAATGGGAACGGCGACGAATCGAACGGAGATGAATCGAACGATGAGGAAAGCGAGGGATTCATTTACGCGTTCGCTCCGAACACGATCGCGATCATCGATCCAGCAGAGGGAGCAGTCGTCGACGAGATCACCGACGGGCTCGAGGACGAGGGCTGGGGCGATCCGCGGATCACGGCCGACTACAGCGAGATCTACGTCATTCGGGACTCACCCTCCCAGGTGCTCGTCATCGACACCGAAGCCCGCGAAATCGTCGACGAGGTCGACATCGGACCAGATCCGACGCACATGTACCACCCGAACGACGACGAGATGTGGGTCCACAGCGACGACGAAGGGACGTTCTACGTCATCGACACCGACTCCCACCACGTCACGGAGATCGTCGAGTCGGGCCTCGAGAACGAGGGCCACGGCAAACTGCTGTACCACGAGGACTTCGGTGAGATGGGGTACGCGACGAACGTCAACGACCCCGCGGCGCTGATCATCGACCTCGAGGCGTACGAACGGACGGACTACATCGAACTCGAGAACGAGGACGAGGGTACGCACTACAAGGCCTACGCGTCCGAGACGGGACTCGCCTACTTCGAACACGGCGACGAAACTGCCGTCGTCGACACCGAGACCGATGAGGTCGTCGATTACCTCGACTTCGCGGGCGGCATGTATCTCTCCCCCGACGAGGAGGTCCTTGGCGTTCTCGACGGCAACAGTATCCGGTTCCTCGACGCGACGAGCGACGAGAGCGAGGAATACGGCGCTGTCAACGTCGACGAGGGACCGGACGCCCTCCGCTATCACGAGGCCGACGACGGCACGCTCTACGCGTTTACCGCCCACACGCAGACCGATCAGGCGTCGATCATCGACGTCGACGCGCTCGAGATCGTCGAGACGGTCGACATCGGAGACATCATCCGCCCCGAGGGCGCGCCGTTCCTCCACCGCAGCGGCGTGGCCGGCGGCGGCTACTTCATCTCGCCCGCGGACGACGACGGCATCGTTGCGATCGTCGACATGGAGGCTCAGGAACTCGTCGATCACGTCGAGGTCGAGGAGGGCGTCGACACGGTGCAGTTCGTCGGCGACTCCGGCGGCGGATACTCCGGAAACCTCCGCTAA
- the ribB gene encoding 3,4-dihydroxy-2-butanone-4-phosphate synthase has translation MTGHHAGTRSNAGGENGTGATAAADSVEDALDSLRAGEPVLVHDAADREGETDLIYHADSVTPEAVARLRNDAGGLVCVALGHDLAEAFDLPFYTDEVDHPASGDHELGYDERSSFSLTVNHRDTYTGITDNDRSLTIRALGEAASTPGKTDFAEEFRVPGHVHLLKAAPDLVAQREGHTELGVALAEAANLSPAVVVCEMLDDETGEALTPVDARAYADRHGFTYIEGSEILERLG, from the coding sequence ATGACGGGCCACCACGCGGGAACGCGATCGAACGCCGGCGGGGAAAACGGAACCGGTGCGACGGCGGCGGCCGACTCGGTCGAAGACGCACTCGACTCGCTTCGGGCCGGCGAACCGGTGCTCGTCCACGACGCAGCGGATCGCGAGGGCGAGACTGATCTGATCTACCACGCCGATAGCGTCACGCCGGAGGCCGTCGCTCGCCTGCGAAACGACGCCGGCGGGCTCGTCTGCGTCGCCCTCGGCCACGACCTCGCCGAGGCGTTCGACCTCCCGTTCTACACCGACGAAGTCGACCACCCCGCGAGCGGCGATCACGAACTCGGCTACGACGAGCGCTCGTCGTTCTCGCTGACGGTCAACCACCGCGACACCTACACCGGTATCACGGATAACGATCGGTCGCTGACGATTCGGGCGCTGGGAGAGGCTGCCAGCACACCCGGCAAGACCGATTTCGCCGAGGAGTTCCGTGTTCCGGGTCACGTCCACTTGCTCAAGGCCGCGCCCGACCTCGTCGCCCAGCGCGAGGGTCACACCGAACTCGGCGTGGCCCTCGCCGAGGCCGCAAACCTCTCGCCCGCCGTCGTCGTCTGTGAGATGTTGGACGACGAAACTGGCGAGGCGCTGACCCCCGTCGACGCCCGCGCCTACGCGGATCGGCACGGATTCACGTACATCGAGGGCAGCGAGATCCTCGAGCGACTCGGCTAG
- a CDS encoding copper resistance CopC/CopD family protein produces MDITSSIDGGGPLSRTSLFASVLVALVVMALAIGLVATPVAAHAYLSETDPGNGEQIDSLPDEVTLYFSGDGVVNADITVVDPDDEVVSEESEIDSDDTQVVDVPIDEDATGDEGMYTVEWEVLADDGHTTSGSFFFAVGDEPLDRDAVLEAYEESEGDEDESIPPFEAGAKALLLVGVAGLIGIPAIATVAVGPAFARADASQRERIGGQLTALLAGAAGLAALGALALGLARSAAMGPLSIETITQFTETPLGQAWLVQVALAVGVAGFVAALARGRLPRRGALAGTFVGALAVAGTIAWTSHSATAIDRLNGAIVDFVHIVGAGLWVGGLAVLAFVVVPTVRNAHPDDRPVLLAATIRRFSILALVGVTFVVGTGFVLASWHVPTASGLTDTVYGLVLAAKLILVVAGLALGGLTRYVLLGRLESAPPTDAVDGSRPTSTDGGSDGSGRQLTITRIARAVRLEVTLLVVVLLLSGLLTSAPTAAVAGMDGDEPIEATIEYEYDDGVVEVTALPVVNESTNESFELRTDEPIVFEVAFLENDSPVDSERPVRLLASGGDGTEIEVELEETDDGTYATVQPLPDAGEWELRVTGAPGGSYVSEWIDATALPADEHAEHDDGAEEHDHADHDHGADGHDHGPDDHDHGADDHDHGADDHDHGADGHDHGPDGHDAADEASPFQTLLEFGAVATVVAGSLAVAVEGLQRRSRND; encoded by the coding sequence ATGGACATAACATCGTCGATCGACGGCGGCGGTCCGCTCTCTCGGACATCGCTATTCGCGTCGGTGCTCGTCGCGCTCGTCGTGATGGCGCTCGCGATCGGACTCGTCGCGACCCCGGTCGCGGCCCACGCCTACCTGAGCGAGACCGACCCCGGTAACGGCGAACAGATCGACTCACTGCCCGATGAGGTGACGCTGTACTTCTCTGGGGATGGTGTCGTCAACGCAGATATCACCGTCGTGGATCCCGACGACGAGGTCGTCTCCGAAGAGTCCGAGATCGACTCCGACGACACGCAGGTCGTCGACGTCCCGATCGACGAAGACGCGACCGGCGATGAGGGGATGTACACCGTCGAGTGGGAGGTGCTCGCCGACGACGGCCACACCACCTCCGGCTCGTTCTTCTTCGCCGTCGGCGACGAACCGCTCGATCGCGACGCCGTCCTCGAGGCCTACGAGGAGAGCGAGGGCGATGAAGACGAGTCGATCCCGCCGTTCGAGGCGGGAGCGAAGGCGCTGTTGCTCGTCGGCGTCGCCGGCCTGATCGGAATTCCGGCGATCGCAACCGTCGCGGTCGGTCCGGCGTTCGCTCGAGCCGACGCGTCGCAACGAGAACGGATCGGCGGGCAACTCACCGCGCTCCTCGCCGGCGCTGCCGGACTCGCGGCTCTGGGCGCGCTCGCGCTCGGACTCGCTCGGAGCGCGGCAATGGGGCCGCTGTCGATCGAGACGATCACCCAGTTCACGGAGACGCCGCTCGGGCAGGCCTGGCTCGTGCAGGTCGCCCTCGCCGTCGGCGTCGCCGGGTTCGTCGCGGCGTTGGCTCGCGGGCGGCTCCCGCGGCGCGGAGCGCTCGCCGGAACGTTCGTCGGGGCGCTGGCCGTCGCGGGAACGATCGCGTGGACCAGTCACTCCGCGACCGCGATCGACCGACTGAACGGAGCGATCGTGGATTTCGTCCACATCGTCGGCGCCGGTCTCTGGGTCGGCGGGCTGGCCGTCCTCGCGTTCGTCGTCGTGCCGACGGTTCGAAACGCACACCCCGACGACCGCCCAGTCTTGCTCGCAGCCACGATTCGCCGGTTCTCGATCCTCGCGCTCGTCGGCGTCACGTTCGTCGTCGGGACGGGATTCGTCCTCGCGTCGTGGCACGTCCCGACCGCCAGCGGCCTCACGGACACGGTCTACGGCCTCGTCTTGGCTGCGAAACTGATCCTCGTCGTCGCCGGGCTTGCGCTCGGCGGCCTCACCCGGTACGTTCTTCTGGGCCGACTCGAGTCGGCCCCACCGACGGATGCGGTCGACGGTTCCCGACCGACGAGTACGGACGGCGGAAGCGACGGGAGTGGCCGGCAGTTGACGATCACGCGGATCGCTCGAGCCGTCCGGCTCGAGGTCACGCTGCTGGTCGTCGTTCTGTTGCTCTCGGGACTGCTCACGTCCGCGCCGACCGCCGCAGTCGCGGGCATGGACGGCGACGAACCGATCGAAGCGACCATCGAGTACGAGTACGACGATGGGGTCGTCGAAGTGACGGCGCTCCCGGTCGTCAACGAGTCGACTAACGAGTCGTTCGAGCTTCGAACGGACGAACCGATCGTCTTCGAGGTCGCCTTCCTCGAGAACGACTCTCCAGTCGACTCTGAACGGCCCGTTCGGTTGTTGGCGAGCGGCGGGGACGGGACGGAAATCGAAGTCGAACTCGAGGAGACCGACGACGGCACGTACGCGACGGTCCAGCCGCTTCCCGACGCGGGCGAGTGGGAACTTCGCGTCACCGGTGCACCCGGCGGATCCTACGTCAGCGAGTGGATCGACGCGACCGCGCTTCCCGCGGACGAGCACGCCGAACACGACGACGGTGCGGAGGAGCACGACCACGCAGACCACGACCACGGAGCGGACGGCCACGACCACGGACCGGACGACCACGATCACGGTGCAGACGACCACGATCACGGTGCAGACGACCACGATCACGGAGCGGACGGCCACGACCACGGACCGGACGGCCACGACGCTGCAGACGAGGCGTCACCGTTTCAAACGCTACTCGAGTTCGGTGCCGTCGCGACCGTGGTCGCCGGTTCGCTCGCGGTCGCCGTCGAAGGGCTCCAACGACGGAGTAGAAACGACTGA
- a CDS encoding branched-chain amino acid transaminase, whose product MGFDEMDVDTIWMDGEFVDWDDAQIHVLTHGLHYGTGIFEGARCYETEEGPAIFRWEEHLDRLFESAKPYEMDIGYTKEELTDATVELIQRQDLESCYIRPISFYGYNSLGVSPKDCPTKTAIAAWPWGTYLGEEALEDGIDVMISTWRKHASSQIPTNAKTTGLYVNSMLAGEEARRNGYAEAIVLNKEGNVAEGPGENIFLVRDDEIYTPGLSESILDGITRDTVIEIAEDLGYTVHDNVSISRGELNTADELFFTGSAAEVTPIRKVDNVVIGEGSRGPVTEDIQQRFFDVVERRTDAYDEWFEYV is encoded by the coding sequence ATGGGATTCGATGAGATGGATGTCGACACGATCTGGATGGACGGCGAGTTCGTCGACTGGGACGACGCACAAATTCACGTGCTCACACACGGACTCCACTACGGCACCGGCATCTTCGAAGGCGCACGCTGTTACGAGACCGAGGAGGGGCCCGCGATATTCCGCTGGGAGGAACACCTAGACCGACTGTTCGAGTCCGCGAAACCGTACGAGATGGACATCGGCTACACGAAGGAGGAACTCACCGACGCAACGGTCGAACTCATTCAGCGCCAGGACCTCGAGTCGTGTTACATCCGCCCGATCTCGTTCTACGGCTACAACTCACTCGGCGTCAGCCCGAAAGACTGCCCCACGAAGACGGCGATCGCCGCCTGGCCGTGGGGGACGTATCTCGGCGAAGAGGCCCTTGAGGACGGGATCGACGTGATGATCTCCACATGGCGCAAGCACGCCTCGAGTCAGATACCGACGAACGCGAAGACGACGGGGCTCTACGTCAACAGCATGCTCGCGGGCGAGGAAGCCCGCCGGAACGGGTACGCGGAGGCCATCGTCCTGAACAAGGAGGGTAACGTCGCGGAAGGCCCCGGCGAGAACATTTTCCTCGTCCGCGACGACGAGATCTACACGCCCGGGCTCTCGGAGTCGATCCTCGACGGCATTACCCGCGACACCGTGATCGAGATCGCGGAGGATCTCGGCTACACTGTCCACGACAACGTCTCGATCTCCCGCGGCGAACTCAACACGGCCGACGAACTGTTCTTCACCGGCTCTGCCGCCGAGGTGACGCCCATCCGGAAGGTCGACAACGTCGTCATCGGCGAGGGCTCCCGCGGCCCCGTCACCGAGGACATCCAGCAGCGCTTCTTCGACGTCGTCGAACGCCGAACCGACGCCTACGACGAGTGGTTCGAGTACGTCTAA
- a CDS encoding DUF7471 family protein, with product MDHTSPFDIAWLDPQLAPVLLAVLVLAVLGTTILFCCGVVAYSRRRSMRYLLITVVLGLLSLRSVVGLGTAFGLVPMTIHHLVEHGLDFTIAVLILYAVYRSGPTNGTEAETERTPSELDGD from the coding sequence ATGGATCACACGAGTCCCTTCGACATCGCGTGGTTGGATCCCCAGCTGGCTCCAGTGTTACTCGCCGTGCTCGTCCTCGCGGTCCTCGGGACGACGATCCTCTTTTGCTGTGGCGTCGTCGCGTACTCGCGCCGGCGGTCGATGCGCTATCTGCTGATCACGGTCGTGCTCGGACTCCTCTCCCTGCGGTCGGTCGTCGGACTCGGAACGGCCTTCGGACTCGTCCCGATGACGATACACCACCTCGTCGAGCACGGTCTCGACTTTACGATCGCCGTGCTCATTCTGTATGCGGTGTATCGAAGCGGTCCGACGAACGGCACCGAAGCAGAAACTGAACGGACGCCGTCCGAACTGGACGGGGATTGA